From Camelina sativa cultivar DH55 chromosome 7, Cs, whole genome shotgun sequence, one genomic window encodes:
- the LOC104700086 gene encoding protein LYK5, whose translation MAARILHALSISTLLLLFAASPTIAQQPYVNNHQLACEVRTFDNITNGFTCNGPTSCRSYLTFWSQPPYNTADSIAKLLNVSAAEIQAINDLPSVTTTIRTRQLVVIPANCSCSSSGEGFYQHNATYNLSGNRGEETYFSVANDTYQALSTCQAMMSQNRYGEKELTPGLNLLVPLRCACPTAKQTAAGFKYLLTYLVAMGDSISVIADMFNSTTAGIADGNELKSESDTIFFFTPILVPLRTEPSKIVISPSSPPPPVAATPPQTTPVDPPGSSSCSHKWIYIGIGIGAAALLLSILILALFFYRRKSNKKKLTTTTATEQNKFTDSSTKQTLPTTTSQWSIDLSNSSEAFGLKSAIESLTLYRFNDLQSATSNFSEVNRINGSVYRATINGDDAAVKVIKGDVSSSEINLLKKLNHSNIIRLSGFCIREGTSYLVFEYSENGSISDWLHSSDKKTLTWKQRVEIARDVAEALDYLHNYVTPPHIHKNLECTNVLLDSNFRAKVSNFGVARILDEGDLDLQLTRHVEGTQGYLAPEYVENGVITPKLDVFAFGVVVLELLSGREAVTIHKKKEGEKEEEVEMLCKKINNVLGGENVREKLKAFMDPSLGNEYPLELAYTMAQLAKSCVATDLNSRPLVSQVLTTLSMIVSSSIDWEPSHDLLHSGSLGH comes from the exons ATGGCTGCGCGTATACTCCACGCGCTCTCTATCTCCACCTTACTCCTCCTTTTCGCCGCGTCACCGACGATAGCTCAGCAACCGTACGTGAACAACCACCAGCTCGCCTGCGAGGTCCGCACTTTCGACAACATAACCAACGGATTCACCTGTAACGGCCCGACCTCTTGCCGCTCTTACCTCACTTTCTGGTCTCAACCACCGTACAACACGGCTGACTCAATCGCCAAACTCCTCAACGTCTCCGCCGCCGAGATCCAAGCAATCAACGACCTCCCCTCCGTCACCACCACGATCCGCACACGTCAACTAGTCGTCATCCCAGCTAACTGCTCCTGCTCCTCCTCCGGAGAAGGATTTTACCAGCAC AACGCCACTTACAATCTCTCCGGCAACAGAGGAGAAGAGACTTATTTCTCGGTGGCTAACGATACTTACCAAGCTTTATCCACGTGTCAGGCCATGATGTCACAGAACCGTTACGGCGAGAAAGAGCTTACCCCCGGATTAAACCTCCTCGTTCCTCTCCGATGTGCTTGTCCCACCGCCAAACAAACCGCCGCCGGATTTAAATACCTCTTGACCTACTTAGTCGCCATGGGAGATAGTATCTCCGTCATCGCCGACATGTTCAACAGCACAACCGCCGGTATAGCCGACGGCAACGAGCTTAAATCAGAATCAGacactatcttcttcttcactccgATTCTTGTTCCTCTCAGAACTGAACCATCCAAAATCGTTATATCTCCGTCGTCTCCTCCACCTCCTGTTGCTGCTACGCCGCCGCAAACAACGCCGGTGGATCCTCCgggatcttcttcttgttctcacAAATGGATTTACATCGGAATTGGAATCGGAGCTGCTGCTTTGCTTCTCTCAATCTTAATCTTAGCTCTCTTCTTCTACAGACGAAAGTCTAATAAGAAGAAGTTAACAACGACGACGGCGACGGAACAGAACAAGTTCACTGATTCATCTACTAAACAGACTCTTCCCACAACGACGAGCCAATGGTCAATCGATTTATCAAATTCATCAGAAGCCTTTGGTTTAAAATCCGCAATCGAGTCTTTAACACTTTACAGATTCAACGATCTTCAGTCCGCTACTTCTAACTTCAGCGAAGTGAACAGGATCAATGGCTCTGTTTATCGCGCTACGATCAACGGAGACGATGCGGCTGTGAAAGTGATCAAAGGAGATGTCTCTTCCTCCGAGATCAATCTCTTGAAGAAGCTAAACCATTCCAATATCATCCGTCTCTCTGGTTTTTGCATCCGTGAAGGAACCTCGTACCTTGTTTTCGAGTATTCCGAGAACGGATCGATTAGTGATTGGCTTCACTCGTCGGATAAGAAGACCCTGACATGGAAACAGAGAGTTGAGATAGCGAGGGATGTGGCAGAGGCGTTGGACTATCTTCATAACTACGTGACGCCGCCTCATATACATAAGAACTTGGAATGTACAAACGTACTTCTTGATTCTAATTTCAGAGCCAAGGTATCTAATTTCGGGGTTGCGAGGATTCTTGATGAAGGTGATCTTGATCTTCAGTTGACGAGACACGTTGAAGGAACGCAAGGCTACTTGGCTCCAGAGTATGTGGAGAACGGAGTCATAACTCCGAAACTAGATGTGTTTGCTTTTGGAGTTGTGGTTCTTGAGCTTCTCTCTGGGAGAGAAGCAGTGACGATacacaagaagaaggaaggagaaaaagaagaagaagtggagatGTTGTGTAAAAAGATAAACAATGTGCTTGGTGGAGAGAATGTGAGAGAGAAGTTAAAAGCGTTCATGGATCCATCTCTAGGGAATGAGTATCCGTTGGAACTGGCTTACACCATGGCTCAACTTGCCAAGAGCTGTGTCGCTACTGATCTTAACTCGCGCCCATTGGTATCTCAGGTTCTAACCACGCTCTCGATGATCGTCTCCTCTTCCATTGATTGGGAGCCTTCTCATGACCTTCTTCATTCAGGCTCTCTTGGCCActag
- the LOC104700087 gene encoding galactan beta-1,4-galactosyltransferase GALS1-like, whose translation MRKEVLPPVLSTTTTVCFEKKPLIATLLALSLVMIIWNLPPYYHNLISTARPCSAVITTNVLSSSNFTTSLSTTPATTTNFTTSLSTTTTTPAASQKYDSKPSDPNKRVFQPFGNAAALFVLMGAYRGGPTTFSVIGLASKPIHVFGKPWYKCEWVSNNGTSIRAKAQKILPDWGYGRVYTVVVVNCTFNSNPNFDNTGGKLILNAYYNESPKLFERFTTLEESAGIYDDSKYSPPYQYDYLYCGSSLYGNVSAYRMREWMAYHAWFFGDRSHFVFHDAGGVSPEVRKVLEPWIRAGRVTVQDIRDQSQYDGYYYNQFLIVNDCLHRYRYAANWTFFFDVDEYIYLPHGNTLESVLEEFSVNTQFTIEQNPMSSVLCLNDSSQDYPRQWGFEKLLFKDSRRNIRRDRKYAIQAKNAFATGVHMSENIVGKTLHKTETKIRYYHYHNTITVHEELCREMLPNSAKKKVTLYNKLPYVYDDNMKKLVKTIKEFEQKKLGTDVKNFS comes from the exons ATGAGGAAGGAGGTCTTACCGCCGGTTCTCTCAACCACCACCACAGTCTGCTTCGAGAAGAAGCCATTAATTGCTACATTGCTAGCTCTCTCCCTCGTTATGATTATCTGGAACCTTCCTCCTTACTACCACAACCTCATCTCCACCGCTCGTCCCTGCTCCGCCGTCATCACCACCAACGTACTCTCCTCATCCAACTTCACTACCTCTCTCTCCACCACACCGGCGACGACGACGAATTTCACCACCTCACTCTCAACCACAACTACAACTCCAGCTGCTTCTCAGAAGTACGATTCAAAGCCCTCAGATCCGAACAAGCGAGTTTTCCAACCTTTCGGTAACGCGGCGGCGCTGTTCGTACTCATGGGAGCTTACCGCGGCGGTCCAACGACGTTTTCCGTTATCGGACTCGCCTCAAAGCCGATCCACGTCTTCGGGAAACCATGGTACAAATGCGAGTGGGTATCCAACAACGGAACCTCGATTCGAGCTAAAGCACAGAAGATTCTACCGGATTGGGGCTACGGACGAGTCTACACCGTCGTCGTCGTTAATTGCACTTTCAATTCAAACCCTAACTTCGATAACACCGGAGGTAAACTCATTCTCAACGCTTACTACAACGAATCCCCCAAACTCTTCGAACGATTCACTACCTTAGAGGAATCAGCCGGAATCTACGACGATTCTAAATACTCGCCGCCGTATCAATACGATTACCTCTACTGTGGCTCGTCACTGTACGGTAACGTGAGCGCTTACCGTATGAGAGAGTGGATGGCTTACCACGCTTGGTTCTTTGGTGATAGATCGCATTTTGTTTTCCACGATGCTGGTGGAGTGTCTCCAGAAGTAAGGAAGGTTCTTGAGCCGTGGATCCGAGCTGGGAGGGTTACGGTTCAGGACATTAGGGATCAGTCTCAGTATGATGGTTACTACTATAATCAGTTCCTTATTGTTAATGATTGCTTGCATCGGTATCGATACGCTGCGAATTGGACCTTCTTCTTTGATGTtgatgagtatatatatttgccGCATGGGAATACACTTGAATCTGTGCTTGAGGAGTTCTCGGTTAATACTCAGTTTACGATTGAGCAGAATCCAATGTCTAGTGTTCTTTGCTTAAACGACTCCTCTCAAGATTACCCCAG GCAATGGGGATTTGAGAAGTTGCTGTTTAAGGATTCAAGAAGGAATATTCGGCGTGATAGGAAATACGCGATCCAAGCGAAGAACGCGTTTGCCACAGGAGTTCACATGTCTGAAAACATAGTAGGCAAAACGTTACACAAGACAGAGACAAAGATCCGTTATTACCATTACCACAACACCATAACTGTGCATGAGGAGCTTTGCAGAGAAATGTTACCCAATTCAGCCAAGAAGAAAGTGACATTGTACAATAAGCTTCCGTATGTGTACGACGACAACATGAAGAAGCTAGTGAAGACGATTAAAGAGTTTGAGCAGAAAAAACTTGGGACGGATGTGAAGAATTTCTCATGA
- the LOC104700088 gene encoding mitotic spindle checkpoint protein BUBR1 isoform X2, giving the protein MAAETRVQISDPEAEFLNSKQETGYEWELFKENVRPLKRGRNVGILNHALKSQSDHQLKKDLVEKRRKLIEAIDEYDGDDPLFPWIECIKWVQEAFPPGGECSGLLVIYEQCVRKFWHSEPYKDDLRYLKVWLEYAEHCADAEVIYKFLEVNDIGKTHSVYYIAYALHMEFKNKVKTANEIFNLGISRNAKPVEKLNDAYKKFMVRTMRRSNTAEEEPKENNDLPSRSFGTLLSRKDNNARRQALGSSNTQAKKLKPNQSSKSPFPIYTDAVSDTTSGNQPESDKSKPEFGSWLMLGGRAERNKENNSLPRKWASFKVPQKPIVRTAAASASTFEVFVDEEECAEEGGDKKKSDETISSSSNALPLNDGREIKKETELLRQNPLRHFPPNSFLR; this is encoded by the exons ATGGCCGCCGAAACTAGGGTTCAGATCTCAGATCCAGAAGCAGAGTTTCTGAATTCGAAGCAGGAGACTGGATACGAATGGGAGCTTTTCAAGGAGAACGTACGACCATTGAAGCGAGGACGTAATGTTGGTATTCTCAACCACGCTCTTAAATCTCAATCCGACCATCAATTGAAGAAAGATCTCGTCGAGAAACGCCG GAAGTTGATTGAAGCCATTGATGAGTACGACGGTGATGACCCATTATTTCCTTGGATCGA GTGTATAAAATGGGTACAGGAGGCTTTTCCACCAGGAGGAGAATGCTCTGGACTGTTAGTGATATATGAGCAGTGTGTTCGTAAGTTTTGGCACTCGGAACCTTACAAGGATGATCTCCGTTATCTCAAAGTTTGGTTGGAATAT gCGGAGCATTGTGCTGATGCAGAAGTTATATACAAGTTTTTGGAGGTTAATGACATTGGGAAGACACATTCTGTCTACTACATTGCTTATGCTTTGCACATGGAGTTTAAAAATAAGGTGAAAACTGCTAATGAGATCTTCAATCTCGGAATCTCTAG AAATGCAAAGCCTGTGGAAAAGTTGAATGATGCGTACAAGAAATTCATGGTGAGAACGATGAGAAGGTCCAACACAGCTGAAGAA GAACCAAAGGAGAATAATGACTTACCGTCAAGAAGCTTTGGCACTTTATTGTCCAGGAAAGATAATA ATGCAAGAAGGCAGGCATTAGGAAGTTCTAACACACAAGCCAAAAAACTAAAACCGAATCA ATCATCCAAGTCACCTTTTCCTATCTACACAGATGCAGTTTCAGACACTACATCAGGGAATCAACCAGAATCAGACAAGTCAAAGCCAGAGTTTGGTAGTTGGCTCATGCTTGGAGGCCGAGCTGAgaggaacaaagaaaacaattctTTACCTAGAAAATGGGCATCATTCAAG GTACCTCAGAAACCTATAGTGAGAACTGCAGCAGCCTCTGCTTCAACCTTTGAGGTTTTTGTCGATGAAGAAGAATGCGCAGA AGAGGGAggagacaagaagaagagtgatgaaactatctcatcatcatcaaacgcTCTGCCCCTTAATGATGGCCGTGAGATaaagaa AGAAACAGAGCTGCTTCGACAGAACCCTTTAAGACATTTCCCACCCAACAGCTTCctacgatga
- the LOC104700088 gene encoding mitotic spindle checkpoint protein BUBR1 isoform X1: protein MAAETRVQISDPEAEFLNSKQETGYEWELFKENVRPLKRGRNVGILNHALKSQSDHQLKKDLVEKRRKLIEAIDEYDGDDPLFPWIECIKWVQEAFPPGGECSGLLVIYEQCVRKFWHSEPYKDDLRYLKVWLEYAEHCADAEVIYKFLEVNDIGKTHSVYYIAYALHMEFKNKVKTANEIFNLGISRNAKPVEKLNDAYKKFMVRTMRRSNTAEEEPKENNDLPSRSFGTLLSRKDNNARRQALGSSNTQAKKLKPNQSSKSPFPIYTDAVSDTTSGNQPESDKSKPEFGSWLMLGGRAERNKENNSLPRKWASFKVPQKPIVRTAAASASTFEVFVDEEECAEEGGDKKKSDETISSSSNALPLNDGREIKKETELLRQNPLRHFPPNSFLR from the exons ATGGCCGCCGAAACTAGGGTTCAGATCTCAGATCCAGAAGCAGAGTTTCTGAATTCGAAGCAG GAGACTGGATACGAATGGGAGCTTTTCAAGGAGAACGTACGACCATTGAAGCGAGGACGTAATGTTGGTATTCTCAACCACGCTCTTAAATCTCAATCCGACCATCAATTGAAGAAAGATCTCGTCGAGAAACGCCG GAAGTTGATTGAAGCCATTGATGAGTACGACGGTGATGACCCATTATTTCCTTGGATCGA GTGTATAAAATGGGTACAGGAGGCTTTTCCACCAGGAGGAGAATGCTCTGGACTGTTAGTGATATATGAGCAGTGTGTTCGTAAGTTTTGGCACTCGGAACCTTACAAGGATGATCTCCGTTATCTCAAAGTTTGGTTGGAATAT gCGGAGCATTGTGCTGATGCAGAAGTTATATACAAGTTTTTGGAGGTTAATGACATTGGGAAGACACATTCTGTCTACTACATTGCTTATGCTTTGCACATGGAGTTTAAAAATAAGGTGAAAACTGCTAATGAGATCTTCAATCTCGGAATCTCTAG AAATGCAAAGCCTGTGGAAAAGTTGAATGATGCGTACAAGAAATTCATGGTGAGAACGATGAGAAGGTCCAACACAGCTGAAGAA GAACCAAAGGAGAATAATGACTTACCGTCAAGAAGCTTTGGCACTTTATTGTCCAGGAAAGATAATA ATGCAAGAAGGCAGGCATTAGGAAGTTCTAACACACAAGCCAAAAAACTAAAACCGAATCA ATCATCCAAGTCACCTTTTCCTATCTACACAGATGCAGTTTCAGACACTACATCAGGGAATCAACCAGAATCAGACAAGTCAAAGCCAGAGTTTGGTAGTTGGCTCATGCTTGGAGGCCGAGCTGAgaggaacaaagaaaacaattctTTACCTAGAAAATGGGCATCATTCAAG GTACCTCAGAAACCTATAGTGAGAACTGCAGCAGCCTCTGCTTCAACCTTTGAGGTTTTTGTCGATGAAGAAGAATGCGCAGA AGAGGGAggagacaagaagaagagtgatgaaactatctcatcatcatcaaacgcTCTGCCCCTTAATGATGGCCGTGAGATaaagaa AGAAACAGAGCTGCTTCGACAGAACCCTTTAAGACATTTCCCACCCAACAGCTTCctacgatga
- the LOC104700088 gene encoding mitotic spindle checkpoint protein BUBR1 isoform X3 produces MAAETRVQISDPEAEFLNSKQETGYEWELFKENVRPLKRGRNVGILNHALKSQSDHQLKKDLVEKRRKLIEAIDEYDGDDPLFPWIECIKWVQEAFPPGGECSGLLVIYEQCVRKFWHSEPYKDDLRYLKVWLEYAEHCADAEVIYKFLEVNDIGKTHSVYYIAYALHMEFKNKVKTANEIFNLGISRNAKPVEKLNDAYKKFMVRTMRRSNTAEEEPKENNDLPSRSFGTLLSRKDNNARRQALGSSNTQAKKLKPNQSSKSPFPIYTDAVSDTTSGNQPESDKSKPEFGSWLMLGGRAERNKENNSLPRKWASFKVPQKPIVRTAAASASTFEVFVDEEECAEEGGDKKKSDETISSSSNALPLNDGREIKKETELLRQNPLRHFPPNSFLR; encoded by the exons ATGGCCGCCGAAACTAGGGTTCAGATCTCAGATCCAGAAGCAGAG TTTCTGAATTCGAAGCAGGAGACTGGATACGAATGGGAGCTTTTCAAGGAGAACGTACGACCATTGAAGCGAGGACGTAATGTTGGTATTCTCAACCACGCTCTTAAATCTCAATCCGACCATCAATTGAAGAAAGATCTCGTCGAGAAACGCCG GAAGTTGATTGAAGCCATTGATGAGTACGACGGTGATGACCCATTATTTCCTTGGATCGA GTGTATAAAATGGGTACAGGAGGCTTTTCCACCAGGAGGAGAATGCTCTGGACTGTTAGTGATATATGAGCAGTGTGTTCGTAAGTTTTGGCACTCGGAACCTTACAAGGATGATCTCCGTTATCTCAAAGTTTGGTTGGAATAT gCGGAGCATTGTGCTGATGCAGAAGTTATATACAAGTTTTTGGAGGTTAATGACATTGGGAAGACACATTCTGTCTACTACATTGCTTATGCTTTGCACATGGAGTTTAAAAATAAGGTGAAAACTGCTAATGAGATCTTCAATCTCGGAATCTCTAG AAATGCAAAGCCTGTGGAAAAGTTGAATGATGCGTACAAGAAATTCATGGTGAGAACGATGAGAAGGTCCAACACAGCTGAAGAA GAACCAAAGGAGAATAATGACTTACCGTCAAGAAGCTTTGGCACTTTATTGTCCAGGAAAGATAATA ATGCAAGAAGGCAGGCATTAGGAAGTTCTAACACACAAGCCAAAAAACTAAAACCGAATCA ATCATCCAAGTCACCTTTTCCTATCTACACAGATGCAGTTTCAGACACTACATCAGGGAATCAACCAGAATCAGACAAGTCAAAGCCAGAGTTTGGTAGTTGGCTCATGCTTGGAGGCCGAGCTGAgaggaacaaagaaaacaattctTTACCTAGAAAATGGGCATCATTCAAG GTACCTCAGAAACCTATAGTGAGAACTGCAGCAGCCTCTGCTTCAACCTTTGAGGTTTTTGTCGATGAAGAAGAATGCGCAGA AGAGGGAggagacaagaagaagagtgatgaaactatctcatcatcatcaaacgcTCTGCCCCTTAATGATGGCCGTGAGATaaagaa AGAAACAGAGCTGCTTCGACAGAACCCTTTAAGACATTTCCCACCCAACAGCTTCctacgatga
- the LOC104700089 gene encoding trihelix transcription factor ASR3: protein MALEQQLGLGVSAVDGGGGENSSAPSNDGGDDGVKTARLPRWTRQEILVLIQGKRVAENRVRRGRAAGMALGSGQLEPKWASVSSYCRRHGVNRGPVQCRKRWSNLAGDYKKIKEWESQVKEETESYWVMRNDVRREKKLPGFFDKEVYDIVDGGVIPPPAVPTLSLGLAPASVSEEGLLSDFDRLNKLNSTPVPKSVPDVVDEEKQEACGADQGRVKEKHPEGANVEGGSTSQEERKRKRTSTGEQEEAEEEGETKKMQNQLIEILERNGQLLAAQLEVQNLNLKLDREQRKDHGDSLVAVLNKLADAVTKIADKL, encoded by the exons ATGGCTCTGGAACAACAGTTAGGATTGGGAGTGAGCGCCGTTGACGGCGGTGGTGGAGAGAACAGTAGTGCGCCGTCAAATGACGGTGGAGATGACGGCGTTAAAACGGCGAGGCTTCCTCGTTGGACGAGGCAAGAGATCCTGGTGCTGATTCAGGGGAAGAGAGTGGCGGAGAACAGAGTCCGGCGGGGGAGAGCGGCGGGTATGGCTCTCGGGTCGGGTCAACTGGAGCCTAAATGGGCTTCCGTGTCTTCTTACTGCAGACGCCACGGGGTTAACCGTGGGCCGGTTCAGTGCCGGAAAAGATGGAGCAATCTCGCCGGAGATTATAAGAAGATTAAAGAATGGGAGTCTCAGGTTAAAGAAGAGACGGAGTCTTATTGGGTTATGAGGAACGATGTTCGTAGGGAGAAGAAGCTTCCTGGTTTTTTCGATAAGGAGGTTTATGATATTGTTGATGGTGGTGTCATTCCTCCTCCGGCGGTTCCGACGCTTTCTCTTGGATTGGCTCCGGCGTCGGTCTCGGAGGAGGGGTTGTTGTCTGATTTTGATCGGTTGAATAAGTTGAATTCGACTCCTGTGCCCAAATCAGTTCCTG ATGTTGTAGACGAGGAGAAGCAAGAAGCTTGTGGAGCAGATC aagGTAGAGTGAAAGAGAAACATCCAGAAGGAGCAAATGTGGAAGGTGGATCGACATCACAAGAAGAGAGAAAGCGTAAACGAACATCTACTggtgaacaagaagaagcagaagaagaaggagaaacaaagaagatgcAGAATCAATTGATAGAGATACTAGAAAGAAACGGGCAGTTGTTGGCGGCACAGCTTGAGGTTCAGAATTTAAACTTGAAACTAGACAGAGAGCAAAGAAAAGATCACGGTGATAGCTTAGTCGCTGTTCTCAACAAGCTCGCAGATGCTGTTACGAAAATCGCAGATAAGttgtag